From one Nycticebus coucang isolate mNycCou1 chromosome 14, mNycCou1.pri, whole genome shotgun sequence genomic stretch:
- the SYT8 gene encoding LOW QUALITY PROTEIN: synaptotagmin-8 (The sequence of the model RefSeq protein was modified relative to this genomic sequence to represent the inferred CDS: inserted 2 bases in 2 codons; substituted 2 bases at 2 genomic stop codons), which translates to MGHSPDAHRTPDPAGTMAVPGFTPDLTARTPWPRWALVLVALVTVLGVSCLLCAICCCCRHRRHRKKPRNREAVGLGSTQSSTSAHLVQLDVGDLESSPGGPLQWGRLQLSLEYDFGSQEMKGSAIRVGLKQAADLKAAGMADPYVLVSMSTQAWHRHKTRVYRGTXCPVFDEACSFHVPQAELPGTTLQVXLLDFRRFSQHEPLGSLSLLLGTADLQHVLECWYQLGPSGATQPDEAGELCVSLQYVPGSGRLSMVVLEAXGLHPGLAEPYVKVQLMLNQWKWKKRKTSARKGSAAPYFNQAFTFLVPFSQVQNVDLMLAVWARGPQLWAEPMGKELLGARASGQPLXHWADMLAHAWRPIAQWHCLQPAREVDRMLAMQPRVHLPSLHS; encoded by the exons ATGGGGCACTCACCAGATGCCCATAGAACCCCAGACCCAGCTGGTACCATGGCTGTGCCTGGATTCACTCCAGACCTCACTGCCCGGACCCCCT GGCCCCGCTGGGCACTCGTCCTTGTTGCTCTTGTCACCGTTCTTGGTGTCTCCTGCCTGCTCTGTGCCATCTGCTGCTGTTGCCGCCACCGCCGCCACAGGAAGAAGCCCAGGAACAGGGAAGCCGTGGGCCTGGGCAGCACCCAGAGCAGCACCTCCGCCCACCTG GTGCAGCTGGATGTGGGTGACCTGGAGTCCAGTCCTGGGGGACCTCTGCAATGGGGGCGCCTGCAGCTCTCCCTGGAGTATGACTTTGGGAGCCAGGAGATGAAGGGCTCCGCT ATCAGGGTGGGCCTGAAACAGGCAGCTGACCTGAAGGCGGCAGGCATGGCAGATCCCTACGTCCTTGTCAGCATGTCCACCCAGGCTTGGCACAGGCACAAGACGAGGGTGTACCGTGGCA TCTGCCCAGTGTTTGACGAAGCCTGCAGCTTCCAT GTCCCACAGGCAGAGCTGCCTGGGACCACCCTGCAGGTGTAGCTGCTGGACTTCAGGCGTTTCTCCCAGCACGAGCCCCTGGGCTCGCTCAGCCTGCTGCTGGGCACGGCGGATCTGCAGCACGTCCTGGAGTGCTGGTACCAGCTGGGCCCATCTGGCGCCACCCAG CCTGATGAGGCTGGTGAGCTGTGTGTCTCACTCCAGTATGTGCCTGGCTCAGGCCGGCTGTCCATGGTGGTGCTGGAGG TGGGCCTGCATCCAGGGCTGGCAG AGCCCTACGTGAAGGTCCAGCTCATGCTGAACCAGTGGaagtggaagaagagaaagacGTCTGCCAGGAAGGGCTCTGCCGCTCCCTACTTCAACCAGGCCTTCACCTTCCTCGTGCCCTTCAGCCAGGTCCAG AATGTGGACCTGATGCTGGCTGTCTGGGCCCGTGGCCCGCAGCTCTGGGCTGAGCCCATGGGCAAGGAGCTTCTTGGTGCCCGGGCCTCTGGCCAGCCCCTGTAGCACTGGGCAGACATGCTGGCCCATGCCTGGCGGCCCATTGCCCAGTGGCACTGCCTGCAGCCTGCCAGGGAGGTGGACCGCATGCTGGCCATGCAGCCACGCGTGCACTTGCCCTCTCTTCACTCCTGA
- the TNNI2 gene encoding troponin I, fast skeletal muscle: MLQIAATELEKEEGRREAEKQNYLAEHCPPLHIPNSMSEVQELCKQLHAKIDAAEEEKYDMEVKVQKSGKELEDMNQKLFDLRGKFKRPPLRRVRMSADAMLKALLGSKHKVCMDLRANLKQVKKEDTEKERDLRDVGDWRKNIEEKSGMEGRKKMFETES, from the exons ATGCTCCAGATCGCGGCCACTGagctggagaaggaggagggccGCCGGGaggcagagaaacagaactaCCTGGCAGAGCATTGCCCCCCACTGCACATCCCCAACTCCATGTCGGAGGTGCAG GAGCTCTGCAAGCAGTTGCATGCCAAGATTGATGCTGCTGAGGAGGAGAAGTATGACATGGAGGTGAAGGTGCAGAAGAGTGGGAAGGAG CTGGAGGACATGAACCAGAAGCTGTTCGACCTGCGGGGCAAGTTCAAGAGGCCCCCGCTGCGCCGCGTGCGCATGTCGGCCGACGCCATGCTTAAGGCACTGCTGGGTTCCAAGCACAAGGTGTGCATGGACCTGCGTGCCAACCTGAAGCAGGTCAAGAAGGAGGACACGGAGAAG GAACGGGACCTGCGTGATGTGGGTGACTGGAGGAAGAACATTGAGGAAAAGTCGGGCATGGAGGGCCGGAAGAagatgtttgagacagagtcctag